The Vulpes vulpes isolate BD-2025 chromosome 10, VulVul3, whole genome shotgun sequence genome has a window encoding:
- the ARTN gene encoding artemin: MESGCGSPSVLPPWPQPRRQPVLWPALAALALLSSVAEASLGPAPRSPAPRLGPAPAPAPPTGHLPGGRAARTCGGRARRPPPPPRAAPPPPAPSPAPSRGGRAARAGGRGGRGGRAGARGCRLRSQLVPVRALGLGHSSDELVRFRFCSGSCRRARSAHDLSLASLLGAGALRPPPGSRPASQPCCRPTRYEAVSFMDVNSTWRTVDRLSATACGCLG; the protein is encoded by the exons ATGGAGTCCGGATGCGGAAGCCCTTCCGTGCTGCCCCCCTGGCCGCAGCCTAGGCGGCAG CCCGTCCTGTGGCCCGCCCTGGCCGCCCTGGCCCTGCTCAGCAGCGTCGCCGAGGCCTCCctgggccccgcgccccgcagtCCCGCCCCGCGCCTCGGCCCCGCTccggccccggcgccccccaCCGGCCACCTGCCGG GGGGCCGCGCGGCGCGCACGTGCGGCGGAAGAGCCcggcggccgccgcccccgccccgggccgcgcccccgccgcccgcgccctcGCCCGCGCCCTCCCGCGGGGGCCgtgcggcgcgggcggggggccgggggggccgggggggccgcgcgggggcgcggggctgccGCCTGCGCTCGCAGCTGGTGCCGGTGCGCGCGCTCGGCCTGGGCCACAGCTCCGACGAGCTGGTGCGCTTCCGCTTCTGCAGCGGCTCGTGCCGCCGCGCGCGCTCCGCGCACGACCTGAGCCTGGCCAGCCTGCTGGGCGCCGGGGCGCTGCGGCCGCCCCCGGGCTCGCGGCCCGCCAGCCAGCCGTGCTGCCGCCCCACGCGCTACGAGGCCGTCTCCTTCATGGACGTCAACAGCACCTGGAGGACCGTGGACCGCCTGTCGGCCACCGCCTGCGGCTGCCTGGGCTGA